From a single Arachis hypogaea cultivar Tifrunner chromosome 3, arahy.Tifrunner.gnm2.J5K5, whole genome shotgun sequence genomic region:
- the LOC114927486 gene encoding uncharacterized protein, whose product MTTNISECVNSVLKGTRNLPVTSLVKSTYGRLAQLFMVRGQTAEAQLGSGHEFCQALVKAIDRNLRDSRCFTVTLYDRHQSEYTVAETTPTGTFSLGSYRVSLKDHRCDCGHFQALHYPCCHAIACCAYSRLNWASYVHEVYRMSEVFNVYKQGFLPPIPEGLWPPYAGPTIIPNPNMRRAKEGRPKATRIRGSMDQSQENQPKRCGLCRQPGHTRRNCHQRIQSGGGDA is encoded by the coding sequence ATGACCACAAACATCAGTGAATGTGTGAACTCCGTGCTAAAGGGAACTCGCAACCTGCCGGTCACATCGTTGGTTAAGTCAACCTACGGGAGGCTTGCTCAGCTATTTATGGTACGGGGACAGACAGCAGAGGCACAACTCGGATCTGGCCATGAATTCTGTCAGGCATTGGTCAAGGCTATTGATCGGAACCTAAGAGACTCTAGGTGCTTCACTGTGACATTATACGACAGGCATCAGTCCGAGTACACCGTCGCTGAGACAACACCAACGGGGACGTTCTCGCTTGGTAGCTATAGAGTTTCCCTTAAAGATCACCGATGCGATTGTGGCCACTTCCAGGCGCTGCATTATCCTTGTTGCCACGCCATTGCATGTTGCGCCTACTCCCGGCTAAACTGGGCGTCATATGTTCACGAAGTGTATCGTATGAGTGAGGTGTTCAACGTTTACAAGCAGGGGTTTCTCCCACCTATCCCTGAAGGACTATGGCCTCCATATGCTGGCCCAACCATCATTCCTAACCCTAATATGCGGCGTGCAAAGGAAGGTCGTCCAAAGGCAACCAGGATCCGTGGAAGCATGGATCAGTCTCAAGAGAATCAGCCGAAGCGTTGTGGGCTATGCCGTCAGCCTGGGCATACGCGAAGGAACTGTCACCAGCGAATACAAAGTGGTGGAGGGGATGCGTAG
- the LOC112791448 gene encoding RNA polymerase II C-terminal domain phosphatase-like 1, with translation MYKSVVYKGDVVLGEVDLYPEENNNNYLKHKNIDVREIRITHFSQPSERCPPLAVLHTVTSCGVCFKMESKNLQTQQQDALSHLHSLCIKENKTAVMPLGGGEEIHLVAMYSRHNDRPCFWGFIVASGLYDSCLVMLNLRCLGIVFDLDETLIVANTMRSFEDRIEALQRKINSEVDLQRISGMQAEVKRYLDDKNLLKQYVENDQVVDNGKVIKVQPEIVPALSDSHLPIVRPLIRLPEKNIILTRINPQIRDTSVLVRLRPAWEDLRGYLTARGRKRFEVYVCTMAERDYALEMWRLLDPDLNLINSKELLDRIVCVKAGLKKSLFNVFQDGFCHPKMALVIDDRLKVWDEKDQPRVHVVPAFAPYYAPQAEANNAVPVLCVARNVACNVRGGFFKDFDDGLLQKVPQIAYEDDIKDIPSAPDVSNYLVAEDDASALNGNRDPLSFDGMADAEVERRLKDAISAVSAIPAITANLDPRLTSSLQYTMASSGSGPLPAAQASMMQFPSVQYPQQATLVKPMVQTAPSEPSLHGSPAREEGEVPESELDPDTRRRLLILQHGQDTREHTPSEPSFPVRQPVQVSAPPRVPPRGGWFPVEEEIGPQQLNRVVPREFPVDTEPLRIEKHRPPHPPFFPKVDNSVSPDRVLHESHQRLPKEMYHRDDRTRLSQAPSSYHSFSGDDNSLSRSSSSHKDLESESHSPLAADTPVGVLQEIALKCGTKVEFKSCLVASTELQFSIEAWFSGRKVGEGFGRSRKEAQHRAAEHSIKQLADIYLSRAKAETGSTYGDVSGFQANDNGYVGNINSIGNQPLSKEESFSFSTASDPSRVLDPRLEVSKRSMGSVSALKELCMMEGLGVSFQSPPAPVSLNPIQKDEIHAQVEIDGQVFGEGIGLTWDEAKMQAAEKALGSLRTMLGQSIPKRQGSPRPVHGLPNKRLKHDYPRTLQRIPSSARYPRNAPPVP, from the exons atgTATAAATCGGTGGTGTACAAGGGGGATGTGGTGTTGGGTGAGGTTGATTTATACCCAGAAGAGAACAACAACAACTACTTGAAGCACAAGAACATCGATGTGAGAGAAATCAGAATAACTCACTTCTCGCAACCCAGTGAGAGGTGCCCACCACTTGCAGTGCTTCACACCGTCACATCTTGCGGTGTTTGCTTCAAAATGGAGTCAAAGAACTTGCAGACACAACAACAGGACGCGCTCTCACACTTGCACTCCTTGTGTATAAAGGAGAATAAG ACTGCTGTGATGCCActaggaggaggagaagaaatacATTTGGTTGCAATGTATTCGCGGCATAACGACAGGCCATGTTTTTGGGGATTCATTGTTGCCTCTGGACTCTATGATTCATGCCTTGTGATGTTAAACCTTAGATGTTTGGGTATAGTGTTTGACCTGGATGAAACACTTATAGTAGCAAATACAATGCGTTCATTTGAGGATAGAATTGAGGCACTCCAAAGGAAAATAAACTCCGAGGTAGATCTGCAACGAATTTCAGGCATGCAGGCTGAGGTCAAGCGCTACCTAGATGACAAGAATCTATTAAAGCAATACGTTGAAAATGATCAAGTTGTTGATAATGGGAAAGTAATAAAAGTTCAACCTGAGATTGTTCCAGCATTATCTGACAGTCATCTACCTATAGTTCGACCTCTGATACGGTTACCAGAAAAGAACATTATTCTTACACGAATAAATCCGCAG ATTCGTGATACAAGTGTCCTTGTGAGGCTGAGACCTGCGTGGGAAGATCTTCGTGGTTACCTGACAGCAAGAGGGCGCAAGCGTTTTGAGGTTTATGTTTGCACAATGGCTGAAAGGGATTATGCTCTAGAAATGTGGAGACTTCTTGATCCAGATCTGAATCTGATAAATTCTAAAGAACTATTAGATCGTATTGTGTGTGTTAAAGCTG GTTTGAAAAAGTCATTATTCAACGTCTTCCAAGATGGTTTTTGCCATCCGAAGATGGCATTGGTCATTGATGATCGCTTGAAAGTTTGGGATGAGAAAGATCAACCACGGGTGCATGTTGTCCCTGCCTTTGCTCCATACTATGCCCCTCAAGCTGAA GCAAATAACGCTGTACCTGTCTTGTGTGTTGCAAGGAATGTAGCTTGCAATGTTAGGGGTGGCTTCTTCAA GGACTTTGATGACGGTCTTTTACAAAAGGTTCCTCAAATTGCCTACGAAGATGATATAAAAGATATACCTTCTGCTCCTGATGTGAGCAATTATCTTGTTGCAGAG GATGATGCATCTGCTCTTAATGGAAACAGAGATCCACTTTCATTTGATGGGATGGCAGATGCTGAGGTAGAAAGAAGATTAAAG GATGCAATATCTGCCGTGTCAGCCATTCCGGCAATAACTGCTAATCTCGATCCCAGGCTTACTTCTTCTCTTCAGTACACAATGGCATCTTCTGGTTCAGGTCCGCTCCCAGCAGCACAAGCATCTATGATGCAATTTCCCAGTGTACAGTACCCTCAACAAGCAACACTAGTAAAGCCAATGGTTCAGACTGCCCCTTCAGAACCAAGTTTGCATGGTTCTCCTGCTAGAGAAGAAGGTGAAGTACCTGAATCAGAATTAGACCCAGACACAAGGCGTAGGCTTCTCATATTACAACATGGACAAGATACAAGGGAACACACACCTAGTGAGCCTTCTTTTCCCGTTAGACAGCCTGTGCAAGTTTCTGCCCCGCCACGTGTGCCACCACGTGGGGGATGGTTTCCTGTAGAAGAGGAGATTGGTCCCCAGCAGCTAAACAGGGTAGTACCTAGAGAATTCCCTGTAGATACCGAACCCTTGCGTATTGAGAAGCACCGACCGCCTCATCCGCCCTTTTTCCCTAAGGTTGATAATTCTGTTTCCCCCGATAGAGTTCTCCATGAGAGCCACCAAAGATTGCCAAAGGAG ATGTATCATAGAGATGATCGCACAAGATTAAGCCAAGCACCCTCTAGTTATCATTCTTTCTCCG GTGATGATAACTCCTTGAGTAGGTCATCTTCCAGCCACAAGGATCTTGAATCTGAAAGTCATTCTCCATTGGCCGCGGATACTCCAGTTGGTGTATTGCAGGAAATAGCACTGAAGTGTGGAACTAAG GTGGAATTTAAGTCATGTTTGGTTGCCAGCACAGAACTGCAGTTCTCCATTGAG GCATGGTTTTCTGGAAGAAAAGTTGGTGAAGGATTTGGAAGATCTAGAAAGGAAGCCCAGCATAGAGCTGCTGAGCATTCTATTAAACAGTTGGCTG ATATATATTTGTCTCGTGCTAAGGCTGAAACTGGTTCTACATATGGAGATGTGAGTGGGTTTCAAGCAAATGACAACGGTTATGTGGGTAATATTAATTCTATTGGTAATCAGCCATTGTCTAAAGAAGAATCCTTCTCATTTTCAACTGCATCAGATCCATCAAGGGTTCTAGATCCAAGGTTGGAAGTTTCTAAGAGGTCAATGGGTTCTGTCTCTGCCCTCAAAGAATTG TGCATGATGGAGGGTCTTGGTGTCAGTTTTCAATCTCCGCCTGCTCCAGTTTCATTGAATCCAATTCAGAAAGATGAAATACATGCCCAG GTCGAAATAGATGGCCAAGTGTTTGGTGAAGGGATTGGATTAACATGGGATGAGGCTAAAATGCAG GCTGCCGAGAAGGCACTTGGAAGTCTAAGAACAATGCTTGGTCAAAGCATTCCGAAACGGCAGGGTTCTCCCAG GCCAGTGCATGGTTTGCCAAATAAACGTTTGAAGCATGACTATCCCCGGACTCTTCAACGAATTCCTTCTTCTGCAAGATATCCCAGGAATGCGCCTCCAGTTCCTTGA